Below is a window of Variovorax sp. TBS-050B DNA.
GAGCCGCATCATGGAGCAGCTCGTGAGCGCCTGGACCGTGCTCTCGACCATGACGCCGCCCGAATACACCGCGATGCGCCCCTACCTCGCGAATTCGAGCGGCTTCCAGAGTGCGCAGTACCGCTGCATCGAATTCGCGCTTGGCAACAAGAACGCCGCGATGCTCAAGCCGCATGCGCACCGCGCCGACCTGCTGGCGCAGGTGGAGGCGGCCTACCGCTCGCCCTCGCTCTACGACCAATCGCTGCGCCTGCTGGCGCGCCGCGGCCTGGCGGTGCCGGCCGACAAGCTCGAGCGCGACTGGACGCAGCCCTACGAACCGAGCGACGGCGTCGAGGCCGCCTGGCTCGCGGTCTATCGCGATCCGCATGCGCACTGGGACCTCTACCAGCTCGGCGAGAAGCTCACCGACCTGGAAGACGCCTTCCGGCTCTGGCGCTTCCGCCACGTGACCACGGTCGAGCGCGTGATCGGCTTCAAGCGCGGCACCGGCGGCACGGGCGGCGTGAGCTACCTGCGCAAGATGCTCGACGTGGTGCTGTTCCCCGAGATCTGGAAACTCCGCACCGATCTTTAGACGCCCCCCGAAGCGCCTTCGGCGCCTCCCCCCACTGGGGGGGGCACCCAGCGGACTGGCAGAGCCAGTTCCGCGGGTGCACTGGCCTGGCCTGTGAGGGATTCGCAGCACGCGATACATTGGCACTTCCTACGGAGACCTGCCATGCACCCAGACGCCATCCGCTTCTCGCCCGAAGAACTCGCCACCCTGCGCGCGCACGGTGTGGTGCTGTTCGCCGAGCGCGTGATCTTCGAGGCGCAGCCGCCGATGCCGGAGGCGCGGATCGCCGCCATCGAGGCACTGTGCGCGGGGCCGCTGCCCGAGGCGCTCGCCGCGCTCTGGCGGCAGACGGCGGGCGGCCGGCTCGACTACGACCTGTCGCTGCCGATGGGCGGCAACATCGAGGCCGTGAGCTGGTCCGAACTGTTCTGGGACGGCAGCGACGGCTACCGCGACCTGCAGGGCTGGATCGCGCACGAGCAGGAGCTCGCCGAGGAAGCGGCCGACGACGACGGCCGCGACTGGAGCGGCAAGCTCACGCACCTGCCCTTCGGCGGCTTCGAGTACCTCGACCGCATCTATGCGGTGGTCGAGCCCGGCCCGGCGCACGGCAGCATCGTCGCGTGGAAGCACGGCCTGCCGCCGGCCTGGACGCATGCGCTGCACGAGGACAGCGTGAGCACCATCGCGCCCGACCTGCGCGGCGCCTTCGCGGCGCTGCACCTCGACGAGGACCCGCTCGCGCCCACGGACGACTACTACTCGGGCCAGGCGCTGCTCGAGTACCTCGACGATCGGCACGAGGCGCACGGCCTCGACATCGATCTGATGGACAAGCTCGTGGCCTTCTACCGCCGCGCGATGGTCGACTGGCGCACGCCGCTCGCCGAAGGCACGCTGCGCCACCAGCCCGCCGCCGCGCGCGCCGCGCTGCGCCATGCCGTCGCGACCGACGACGCGCAGCTCGTGGCCGAGCTCGCGGCCGCAGGCGTGCGCTTCCAGGGCCCGCAGCAGGGCAGCGCGCTCGCCACCGACGTGGCGATCGGCCACGGCGCCTTCGCGGCGGCCACGGCGCTGGTGCGCGCCGGCGCGCCGGTGGCGCGCGAAGCGCTGGCGAACATCGACGGACAGATCTCGCCGGAACTCACGCGCGCGCTGCTCGCCAACGGCGCCGAGCCGAGCGTGAGCGCCATCGTCCGGTGCGCGGCCTGCGGCGCACCGGCCAGCGCCCACCTGATCGCCGACGCCTGCGCCGCGGCCGGCATCGACGTGCCGGCCGCATTCGCGATCGAGCGCGATGCCACGCTGGCCGAACTGCAGGCCACGCTGCGCGAGGTTCGCGAGGGCAAGCTCGGGCACTACCTCGGCGCCGAGGGCATCGCCGAGCGCATCGAGCATCTGCAGACCTTCAGGCTCGCCTGAAGCGCCGGGCGCCCTTCGACCCTGGTGGCCTTCTTCAGCCGCCGTACAGCCAGGGCTGGTCGAGCAGGCGCGCGCCGAGCAGCCGCATCGCGAGGTCGCGTCCGATGCGCACGGCGCCGGTCGCATGAAAGAGCTGCCCGTTGCGCCGCGCGCGCGCCTGCACGCGCGCGTTGCGCTGCCAGCGCGCCTCGGCGTAGCGCGCGAAGGCGGCCGGCACTTCGGCCGCCGAACCCTCGCCCAGTGCCTCGGCCAGCGCCACCGCGTCCTCGATCGCCATGCCGGCACCCTGCGCGAGGTAAGGCACCATCGGATGCGCCGCATCGCCCACCAGCGCAATGCGCTCGTGCGCCATCCCCGCCGCCGAAGCGAGCGGCGGCCGGTCGCTGAGCGACCAGGCGCGCCAGTCGGGCATGGCCTCGAGCAGCGCCTGCAGTTCGCGTCCGCCAGGGCCTGCGGCCTGCTGCAGCGCGGCAAGGCTGCTCGCCTGGTCCCAGTCGCGCGCATTGCCGGCCGGCGCGGACTCGGCGATCACCACCACGTTGAGCCAGTCGCCGCCGCGCACCGGGTAGGCCACCGCATGCAGCCGCGGCCCGAGCCAGACGTCGATGCGGTCGCGGCGCAGCGCCTGGGGCAGGCGGGCCTGTGCGGCGATGCCGCGCCATGCCGTGTGGCCCGTGACGCGCGGCGCCTCGGTGGCCGCCGGCCCTTCGAGCCGCTGGCGCGCGACGCTCCAGAGGCCGTCGGCGCCCACCAGCGCCTCGCCCTCCCAGGCGCGCGAGCCGCTGCTCGAGATGCACACCAGGTCGTCGTCGGCCTCGACCTGCGCGATGCGCGCATCGGTGACCAGCGCGCCCGCGCCGCCGGCGCGCACGGCGCCGAGCAGCAGCGCATGCAGGTCGGCGCGGTGCACGCAGAGGTAGGGCGCGCCGTAGCGCCGGCGCATCGCATCGCCCAGCGGCAGGCGCGCGAGCTCGGCGCCGCTGCCGGCGCTGCGCACCACGAGCGCGCCCGGACGCGCGGCGATCGCGTCCAGGCCTTCGGCCAAGTCCAGTTGCGCCAGGCGGCGCGTGACGTTGGGGCCGAGCTGGATGCCAGCCCCGATCTCGGCGAAGGCGGCGGCCTGCTCGAAGACATCGACCCGGTGCCGGCCGCGCGCGAGCGCGAGCGCCGCGGCGAGCCCCCCGATGCCGCCACCGGCGACCAGGATGTGCGCGGGCATCGGCCTCAGCGGCTGGGGTGGTGCGTGGCGGTCAGCGGGTCGGCGCCCGCGCTTTTCTCAGTGCCGGCGCCGGCCGGTGCCTTGGGACCGCAGCTGCCGCAGCTGTCGCAGGAGCCGCAGCCCGAGGTCTTGGCGAGCGACGCCGCCAGCGCGTCCGCGCGCTCCTGGTCGACCCATCCGGCGCGGTGCGTGCCGGCCGCGAGCTTGCGCGCGGCGCTGCGGCGCCAGCCTGCGGGCATCCAGCGCCAGACCGCGTAGAACGCGGCGGCCGCGACGATCAATCCGACGATCAGCTGCTGTGTCATGTCCGTCCCTTGTTTGCAAGGCGTCGTTTTTACCCCGCGCCCAATGCCAGTGCCACCCGGTAGGTGATGAAGCACGCGAGGTAGGCCAGCGCGAACAGGTAGCCCGCCATGATCCAGACGTACTTCCACGAGCCGGTCTCGCGCTTGACCGCGGCCAGGGTCGAGATGCACTGCGGCGCGAACACGTACCAGACCAGCAGCGACAGCGCGGTCGCGAGCGACCAGCTGCCCGCGATCAGCGGCTCGAGCTGGCCCGCGACGTCGTCGCCGCTGGCCGAGAGCGCATACACCGTGCCCAGCGCGCCCACCGCCACTTCGCGCGCCGCCATGCCCGGCACCAGCGCGATCGAGATCTGCCAGTTGAAGCCGATGGGCGCGAAGATGTGCTCCAGGCCGCGGCCGATCATGCCTGCGAGGCTGTACTGGATCGCCGGCCCGGTGGCGCCTTCGGGCGGCGACGGGAAGGTCGAGAGGAACCACAGCAGGATGGTGAGCGTGAGGATGATCGTGCCCACGCGCTGGATGAAGATCCAGGCCCGCTCGTACAGGCCGAGCAGCAGGTTGCGCAAGTTGGGCCAGCGGTAGGCCGGCAATTCCATCAGCAGCGGCGAGTGCCGCTTGTTGTCGCGGAAGCGCTTCATCACCCACGCCACCGTCATCGCCGAGACGATGCCGAAGACATAGAGCGCGAACAGCACCACGCCCTGCAGGTTGAACACGCCCGCCACGCTGCGCTGCGGAATGAAGGCCGCGATCAGCAGCGCATACACCGGCAGGCGCGCCGAGCAGGTCATGAGCGGCGCGATCATGATCGTGGTGATGCGGTCGCGCCAGTTGCTGATGGTGCGCGTCGCCATCACGCCGGGAATGGCGCAGGCGAAGCTCGACAGCAGCGGGATGAACGAGCGGCCCGACAGGCCCACGCTGCCCATCACGCGGTCGAGCAGGAAGGCCGCGCGCGGCAGGTAACCCGAGTCTTCCAGCGCGAGGATGAACAGGAACAGGATCAGGATCTGCGGCAGGAACACGATCACGCCGCCCACGCCGGCGATCACGCCGTCGACCAGCAGGCTCTGCAGCATGCCTTCGGGCATGTGGGTCTTCAGCAGTTCGCCGGCGCCGTCGGTGGCGGCCTTGATGGCGTCCATCGGCACGTTGGCCCAGCTGAACACCGCCTGGAACATCAGGAACATGGTGACGGCGAGCACCAGCATGCCCCAGACCGGATGCATCACCACGCGGTCGATGCGGTCGCTGGTGACCAGGCTGCTCGCCGGCTCCTTGACCGCGAGGCCGAGGATGCGGCGCACCTCGCGCTGGGTGCTCAGCACGTCGTCGAGCCCCGGCGCCTGCCAGGCCTTGGGCGTGGCCGCGGGCACCGGCGCATCGAGCGCATCGAGCAGCCCCTGCGCGCCGCCCGAATGCACGCCGACGGTCTCGACCACCGGCACGCCGAGCTCGCGCGCGAGCACCGCGGTGTCGATCGCGATGCCCTGCTTGCGGGCCATGTCGGTCATGTTGAGCGCCACCACCATCGGCAGGCCGAGGCGCCTGGCCTCGAGCACCAGCCGCAGGTTGAGCCGCAGGTTGGTGGCGTCGGTCACGCACACCAGCAGGTCGGGCAGCGCCTCCGCGCTCTTGCCGGTGACGACGTCGCGCGTCACGGCCTCGTCGGCGCTGAGCGCATTGAGGCTGTAGGCACCCGGCAGGTCGAGCACGAACACGCGCCGGCCCGAAGGCGTGCGCAGCGTCCCCTCCTTGCGTTCCACGGTCACGCCGGCGTAGTTGGCCACCTTCTGGCGGCTGCCGGTCAGCAGGTTGAAGAGCGCGGTCTTGCCGCAGTTGGGATTGCCCAGCAGCGCGATGCGCCCCGGCTGCGCGGTGGCCGCGAGGCGGCCGGTACCCTGGATCACCGCTTCACGCATGGCCGGCTCCCTGGGGCGCATCGGGCTCGACGCGGATCAGCGCGGCCTCATGGCGGCGCAGCGCGAAGGTGGTGTGGCCGAGGCGCACCGCAAGCGGCTCGCGGCCCGCGAAGCCGGTCGCGACGATGCGCACGGCCTCGCCGGGCACGAAGCCGATCTCGGTCAGGCGCAGCGCGAGCTCGCGGTCGTCCGCGCCTTCGGGCCGGGCCACGTCGAGCACGGTGGCCCATTGGTTGTCGGGAAGCTGGTCGAGCCGCAGGCCCGAAGGCGCCGGCGCGGCGCCGATGTCGTTGGTTTGCACGGTCAGAAACTGCGCCGGAGTGCCCGTCGCGCCATGAGCAAAACCCAGATGCTATCAATTCTCAATTGCAGTCGCAGAAAAAGTCCTTTGCCGGCCGTGCGGATTAGCGCGGCCAAGCCGGGCCGCAGGCCGCCTCAGACCGCCAGTTCGACGATGCGCGCCGTCGCAGAGGCGCCGTCCACGGCCAGTTCCGCCACCGTGACCGGCAGCTTGAAGCGCCGCGGCCCGGCGCTGCCGGGGTTCACGTAGAGGATGCCGCCGCGCTCCTCGACCTTGGGCCGGTGGGAATGGCCCGAGACCACCACGCGCACGCCGGCCGCGGCCAGGCCGGGCGCCAGCTGCGACAGGTCGTGGATCACGTGGATGCGCACCGCGCCGAGGTCGAGCGACGCGGTCTCCGGAATGCCGTCGGCCCAGGCATCGCGGTCGTTGTTGCCGCGCACCACGGTGAGCGGCGCGATCGCGCGCAGCGCATCGAGGATGCCCGCATGGCCGATGTCGCCGCCGTGCACGATGTGCGCACAGCCTTCGAGTGCCGCCACGGCCTGCGGGCGCAGCAGGCCGTGGGTGTCGGAGATCAAGGCCGACGCGGATCAAGCCGCGAGCAGCTGCCGCAGCACGAAGGGCAGGATGCCGCCGTGCTTGTAGTAGTCGACCTCGATCGGCGTGTCGATGCGCAGGCGCACCGTCACTTCCTGGTGGCTGCCGTCGGCGCGGTGCACCACGAGCTTCACGTCCATCTGCGGCCGGAGTTCGCCGCCGATCACCACGTCGATCTTCTCGTCGCCCTTGAGCCCCAGCGTCTGCCACGAATCGGCACCGCGGAACTGCAGCGGCAGCACGCCCATGCCGACGAGGTTGGCGCGGTGGATGCGCTCGAAGCTGCGCGCCACCACGGCCTTGATGCCAAGCAGCTGCGTGCCCTTGGCGGCCCAGTCGCGCGACGAGCCGGTGCCGTATTCCTCGCCGCCGAAGACCACGGTCGGGACGCCCTGGGCGATGTACTTCATCGCCGCGTCGTAGATGAACATCTTCTCGCCGCCGGGCTGGAACAGCGTGAGGCCGCCCTCTTCCTGGGTGCCGTTGACGTCCGGCGGGATCATGAGGTTCTTGATGCGCACGTTGGCGAAGGTGCCGCGCATCATCACGTCGTGGTTGCCGCGCCGCGAGCCGTAGCTGTTGAAGTCGGCCTTGGCGACGCCGTTGGCCTTGAGCCAGATGCCCGCGGGCGAGCTTTCCTTGATCGAGCCGGCGGGCGAGATGTGGTCGGTGGTGATCGAGTCGCCGAACAGCGCCATGATCCGCGCGCCCCTGATGCCCGGATCGGCGGCATGCGGCTCCATCTTGAAGCCCTCGAAGAACGGCGGCTCGGCGATGTAGGTCGAGGCGGGCCAGTCGTAGACCTGGCCCGTGGTGCCCTTGATGCTGCTCCAGAACTTGCCCGGATCGGTCTTGACCTTGTCGTAGTTGGCGCGGAACGACTTGGCGTTCATCGCGAAGCGCAGGTTGTCGTCGATCTCCTTGGGCGTGGGCCAGATGTCGCCGAGGTACACGTCCTGGCCGTTCCGGCCCTTGCCCACCGGCTCGGACATCAGGTCGACCATCACGTTGCCCGCGATCGCGAAGGCCACCACCAGCGGCGGCGAGGCGAGGAAGTTGGCCTTGAGGTTCGGATGGATGCGCGCCTCGAAGTTGCGGTTGCCCGAGAGCACGGCCGCGCCGACGAGGTCGTTCTTCACGATCGCATCGTTGATCTCGGGCGTGAGGTCGCCCGCGTTGCCGATGCAGGTGGTGCAGCCATAGCCTGCGAGATAGAAGCCGAGCTTCTCGAGGTAGGGCAGCAGCCCCGCCTTCTCGAGGTACTCGGTCACGATGCGCGAGCCCGGCGCGAGCGAGGTCTTGACGTGCGGCTTGACCGTGAGCCCCGCCTCCACCGCCTTCTTGGCCAGCAGGCCGGCCGCGAGCATCACGCTCGGGTTGGAGGTGTTGGTGCAGGAGGTGATCGCGGCGATCAGCACGTCGCCGTTGCCGATCGTCACGCCGCCCGGCGTGCCCTCGGCGGTGGCGAGCGGATAGCGCATCTTGAGCCGCTCGGCCGGCTGGTTGAAGCCGTTGGCATCGTTGGGCTTGCTGAAGAGCTCCGAGAACTTGGTCGAGAGCTGGCCCAGATCGATGCGGTCCTGCGGCCGCTTCGGACCCGCGAGGCTCGGCGAGACGGTGCCGAGGTCGAGCTTGACGATCTTGGTGTAGTCGATCTGCCCGGGCGCCGGCATGCCGAACAGGCCCTGCGCCTTGTAGTAGGCCTCGAAGCGCTCGACCTCTTCCTGCGTGCGGCCGGTGCCTTCGAAATAGGCCACGGTCATTTCGTCGACCGGGAAGAAGCCCATGGTGGCACCGTACTCGGGCGCCATGTTGCCGATGGTGGCGCGGTCGGGCACGGCGATCGAGGCCGCGCCGGGGCCGAAGAACTCGACGAACTTGCCCACCACCTTCTCGGCGCGCAGGATCGCGGTGACGTAGAGCACGAGGTCGGTCGCCGTCACGCCTTCGCGCAGCTTGCCGGTGAGTTCGAAGCCCACCACGTCGGGCGTCAGCATGTAGACCGGCTGGCCCAGCATCGCGGCCTCGGCCTCGATGCCGCCCACGCCCCAGCCGACCACGCCGACGCCGTTGATCATCGTCGTGTGGCTGTCGGTGCCGACCAGCGAGTCGGGGTAGTACACCGGCACCTCGGCATCGTCGCTCGCGCTCTTGTAGACGCCGCGCGCGAAGTATTCGAGGTTGACCTGGTGCACGATGCCGAAGCCCGGCGGCACCACGCCGAAGGTGTCGAAGGCCTGCATGCCCCACTTCATGAACTGGTAGCGCTCGTTGTTGCGCTGGAACTCCAGCTTCATGTTGAGGTCGAGCGCCTTCGGCGTGCCGTAGTGGTCGACCATCACCGAGTGGTCGACCACCAGGTCGACCGGCACCAGCGGCTCGATGGTCTTGGGCGACTTGCCGAGCTTGGCGGCGACGCTGCGCATCGCGGCGAGGTCGGCGAGCAGCGGCACGCCGGTGAAGTCCTGCAGCACCACGCGCGTGACGACGAAGGGGATCTCGTCGATGCGCTCGGCGTTGGGCGCCCAGCGCGCCAGTTCCTCGACATGCTTCGGCAGGACCTTCTGGCCGTCGCAGTTGCGCAGCACCGACTCGAGCACGATGCGGATCGAGACCGGCAGACGCTCGACGCTGGGATACTGCTTCGCCAGCTCCTTCAGCGACCAGTACCTGCCGGACTTGCCCGATGCGGTCTTGAAGGTCTTGAGGGTGGAAGCGAAGGCATGCGCCGGTGCGTTGGCCATGGAGGGACTCCTGTTCATTCGAGGTGTTCGTGGAAGCACCTCAAAGATAGCAGGGAACGATGACCATGGTCCCTGCCGAGGGTCTTTTTCCCTCAGGCAACCGCCATGCCCGCATGGCCGCGCGTGCGGCGCAGTCCGGTCCACTGCAGCTCCGCGAGCACCACCACGCACAGCGCCTGCGCCAGCACCCAGGCGACGCCGATCGCGCTGACCGCGAACATGCCGCTCGCGAGCAGCGCGACGCAGGCCATGGCCCAGCCGAAGTTGCCGACCACCACGAGCCCGATCAGCGTGCGCGGCGGGCTGCTGCGCGTGGCCATCCAGGCCGCGGCGGCGGCATAGGCGAGCAGGAATGCGCCGGTGCCCATGAGCAGCGGCGCGGGCAGGCCGGTGAGCCGCGCGAGCGCATCGGTCAGCCCCACCTGCAGCGCGCCGGTCGCGGCGCAGGAAGCGGCATCGGCCCACATCACGCGGGGCAGGAAACGGGGGGATGCAAAGACGGACATGTGACTCTCCTTCGGTGGATGCGGCAGGCCCTTCCCGCCGCGTTGGAGCCGATCATTCCGCGCCGCCTGCGCGGGGTCGATAACCTCGCAGGTCATGGCGCGCCGGTGCCGCCGCGCCAGAATGCGCGCCATGAACACGCCCCGCTCCCATCCCTCCCCCCACGGCGCCCAGCCGGGCGCGCGCGACCCCTTCGGCGCGCATCTGCGGCACTGGCGCACCCGCCGCCGGCTCAGCCAGCTCGATCTCGCGCAGGAGGCCGAGGTCTCGACCCGGCACCTGAGCTACGTCGAGACCGGCCGCGCGGCGCCGAGCCGCGAGATGGTGCTGCGCCTGGCCGAGCGGCTGGAGGTGCCGCTGCGCGAGCGCAATGCGCTGCTGGTGGCGGCGGGCTTCGCGCCGATGTACCGGCAGCGTTCGCTCGACGATCCCGCGCTCGCCTCGGCGCGCCGCGCGGTGGAACTGGTGCTCAAGGGCCACGAGCCCTTTCCGGCGCTCGCGGTCGACCGGCACTGGAACCTCGTGGCGCACAACGCGCTGGTGCCGATGCTCATGGCCGGCGCGGCGCCGGCGCTCGTGCAGGCGCCGATCAACGTGCTGCGGCTCAGCCTGCATCCCGACGGCCTCGCCTCGCGCATCGCCAACCTCGCGCAGTGGCGGACCCATCTGCTCGAACGGCTGCAGCAGCAGATCGCCGCGACCGGCGATGCGGTGCTGCAGGCGCTGCACGACGAGCTCGAGGCCTACCCGATGCCCCGCGTGAGCCACGACGCGCCCGCGGCGGACACGGAGCTGTCGGGCGTGGTGGTGCCCTTTCAGCTGGTCACGCCGAACGGCGTGCTGAGCTTCATCAGCACCACCACCATCTTCGGCACGCCGGTCGACGTCACTTTGCAGGAACTGGCGGTGGAGTCGTTCTTTCCGGCCGATGCGCAGACGGCGGCGGCGCTGTCTGCACTGGCGGCGCCAGCGGCGGGCTGAAGTCCGGCCGTTCGCGGCGCAGGTCCGCCGGCCCCTCGAAGTCGTCGAC
It encodes the following:
- the kynA gene encoding tryptophan 2,3-dioxygenase, whose amino-acid sequence is MNTEKIVHEEKAQLDFSQSMSYGDYLHLDEILNAQHPLSPAHDEMLFIVQHQTSELWMKLMLHELRAATACIADEKLADAFKMLARVSRIMEQLVSAWTVLSTMTPPEYTAMRPYLANSSGFQSAQYRCIEFALGNKNAAMLKPHAHRADLLAQVEAAYRSPSLYDQSLRLLARRGLAVPADKLERDWTQPYEPSDGVEAAWLAVYRDPHAHWDLYQLGEKLTDLEDAFRLWRFRHVTTVERVIGFKRGTGGTGGVSYLRKMLDVVLFPEIWKLRTDL
- a CDS encoding SMI1/KNR4 family protein, producing the protein MHPDAIRFSPEELATLRAHGVVLFAERVIFEAQPPMPEARIAAIEALCAGPLPEALAALWRQTAGGRLDYDLSLPMGGNIEAVSWSELFWDGSDGYRDLQGWIAHEQELAEEAADDDGRDWSGKLTHLPFGGFEYLDRIYAVVEPGPAHGSIVAWKHGLPPAWTHALHEDSVSTIAPDLRGAFAALHLDEDPLAPTDDYYSGQALLEYLDDRHEAHGLDIDLMDKLVAFYRRAMVDWRTPLAEGTLRHQPAAARAALRHAVATDDAQLVAELAAAGVRFQGPQQGSALATDVAIGHGAFAAATALVRAGAPVAREALANIDGQISPELTRALLANGAEPSVSAIVRCAACGAPASAHLIADACAAAGIDVPAAFAIERDATLAELQATLREVREGKLGHYLGAEGIAERIEHLQTFRLA
- a CDS encoding FAD-dependent monooxygenase; this translates as MPAHILVAGGGIGGLAAALALARGRHRVDVFEQAAAFAEIGAGIQLGPNVTRRLAQLDLAEGLDAIAARPGALVVRSAGSGAELARLPLGDAMRRRYGAPYLCVHRADLHALLLGAVRAGGAGALVTDARIAQVEADDDLVCISSSGSRAWEGEALVGADGLWSVARQRLEGPAATEAPRVTGHTAWRGIAAQARLPQALRRDRIDVWLGPRLHAVAYPVRGGDWLNVVVIAESAPAGNARDWDQASSLAALQQAAGPGGRELQALLEAMPDWRAWSLSDRPPLASAAGMAHERIALVGDAAHPMVPYLAQGAGMAIEDAVALAEALGEGSAAEVPAAFARYAEARWQRNARVQARARRNGQLFHATGAVRIGRDLAMRLLGARLLDQPWLYGG
- a CDS encoding DUF6587 family protein → MTQQLIVGLIVAAAAFYAVWRWMPAGWRRSAARKLAAGTHRAGWVDQERADALAASLAKTSGCGSCDSCGSCGPKAPAGAGTEKSAGADPLTATHHPSR
- a CDS encoding ferrous iron transporter B, producing MREAVIQGTGRLAATAQPGRIALLGNPNCGKTALFNLLTGSRQKVANYAGVTVERKEGTLRTPSGRRVFVLDLPGAYSLNALSADEAVTRDVVTGKSAEALPDLLVCVTDATNLRLNLRLVLEARRLGLPMVVALNMTDMARKQGIAIDTAVLARELGVPVVETVGVHSGGAQGLLDALDAPVPAATPKAWQAPGLDDVLSTQREVRRILGLAVKEPASSLVTSDRIDRVVMHPVWGMLVLAVTMFLMFQAVFSWANVPMDAIKAATDGAGELLKTHMPEGMLQSLLVDGVIAGVGGVIVFLPQILILFLFILALEDSGYLPRAAFLLDRVMGSVGLSGRSFIPLLSSFACAIPGVMATRTISNWRDRITTIMIAPLMTCSARLPVYALLIAAFIPQRSVAGVFNLQGVVLFALYVFGIVSAMTVAWVMKRFRDNKRHSPLLMELPAYRWPNLRNLLLGLYERAWIFIQRVGTIILTLTILLWFLSTFPSPPEGATGPAIQYSLAGMIGRGLEHIFAPIGFNWQISIALVPGMAAREVAVGALGTVYALSASGDDVAGQLEPLIAGSWSLATALSLLVWYVFAPQCISTLAAVKRETGSWKYVWIMAGYLFALAYLACFITYRVALALGAG
- a CDS encoding FeoA family protein, which codes for MQTNDIGAAPAPSGLRLDQLPDNQWATVLDVARPEGADDRELALRLTEIGFVPGEAVRIVATGFAGREPLAVRLGHTTFALRRHEAALIRVEPDAPQGAGHA
- a CDS encoding metallophosphoesterase family protein yields the protein MISDTHGLLRPQAVAALEGCAHIVHGGDIGHAGILDALRAIAPLTVVRGNNDRDAWADGIPETASLDLGAVRIHVIHDLSQLAPGLAAAGVRVVVSGHSHRPKVEERGGILYVNPGSAGPRRFKLPVTVAELAVDGASATARIVELAV
- the acnA gene encoding aconitate hydratase AcnA, with amino-acid sequence MANAPAHAFASTLKTFKTASGKSGRYWSLKELAKQYPSVERLPVSIRIVLESVLRNCDGQKVLPKHVEELARWAPNAERIDEIPFVVTRVVLQDFTGVPLLADLAAMRSVAAKLGKSPKTIEPLVPVDLVVDHSVMVDHYGTPKALDLNMKLEFQRNNERYQFMKWGMQAFDTFGVVPPGFGIVHQVNLEYFARGVYKSASDDAEVPVYYPDSLVGTDSHTTMINGVGVVGWGVGGIEAEAAMLGQPVYMLTPDVVGFELTGKLREGVTATDLVLYVTAILRAEKVVGKFVEFFGPGAASIAVPDRATIGNMAPEYGATMGFFPVDEMTVAYFEGTGRTQEEVERFEAYYKAQGLFGMPAPGQIDYTKIVKLDLGTVSPSLAGPKRPQDRIDLGQLSTKFSELFSKPNDANGFNQPAERLKMRYPLATAEGTPGGVTIGNGDVLIAAITSCTNTSNPSVMLAAGLLAKKAVEAGLTVKPHVKTSLAPGSRIVTEYLEKAGLLPYLEKLGFYLAGYGCTTCIGNAGDLTPEINDAIVKNDLVGAAVLSGNRNFEARIHPNLKANFLASPPLVVAFAIAGNVMVDLMSEPVGKGRNGQDVYLGDIWPTPKEIDDNLRFAMNAKSFRANYDKVKTDPGKFWSSIKGTTGQVYDWPASTYIAEPPFFEGFKMEPHAADPGIRGARIMALFGDSITTDHISPAGSIKESSPAGIWLKANGVAKADFNSYGSRRGNHDVMMRGTFANVRIKNLMIPPDVNGTQEEGGLTLFQPGGEKMFIYDAAMKYIAQGVPTVVFGGEEYGTGSSRDWAAKGTQLLGIKAVVARSFERIHRANLVGMGVLPLQFRGADSWQTLGLKGDEKIDVVIGGELRPQMDVKLVVHRADGSHQEVTVRLRIDTPIEVDYYKHGGILPFVLRQLLAA
- a CDS encoding helix-turn-helix transcriptional regulator gives rise to the protein MNTPRSHPSPHGAQPGARDPFGAHLRHWRTRRRLSQLDLAQEAEVSTRHLSYVETGRAAPSREMVLRLAERLEVPLRERNALLVAAGFAPMYRQRSLDDPALASARRAVELVLKGHEPFPALAVDRHWNLVAHNALVPMLMAGAAPALVQAPINVLRLSLHPDGLASRIANLAQWRTHLLERLQQQIAATGDAVLQALHDELEAYPMPRVSHDAPAADTELSGVVVPFQLVTPNGVLSFISTTTIFGTPVDVTLQELAVESFFPADAQTAAALSALAAPAAG